The window aaagcaTTGCTGCATGAAATAAAATTAGCATATGAGAATTACTAAGTTAGGTGTTCCCTTCCATACTTCAGATAAGCTAAATAAATTATCATCAAGTGGTATAGATGAAATATATGGTCACGTATTAAGTTTTAAACTTTAAGTTACCATAGGAATTATATGACATTAATAGTGGCAACagactaaaaaaaatttaaaccaCATTCATGCAGAATTgccaaaatattttaaacaaaacacATACTTCTGTCCATTTTGTTGAGATTAATACTACAGCAATATTCATGGTTTTCATACATGCTAAACACTGATCATAAACCCGGACAGGAAAGGAATGCTCTTCTTGTTGAATAGGTAGATTCTGCAACTCTTTCAATATGCATTCAGTTTTAAATTACCCTAATCATTTGACAAATTTGTGACAGTTACTGTGTGCCGACAcacatcaaattatatatagccTAATGTATAGAAACTATATTGCTTaacagaaaagaaaatataccgGATGATAGCAAaaattgtacaaatatattaagTCTGATTTCTTGACAGGCTAGATTTAAAATTGCATTAGTAGAAGAAAGCTTGGACACGAGTAGGGTACCAACGAATTCTCTCCATATGAATGGTTGCAGTAGTATACACAGAGCAATTTCAGGTAACTTACAAACACACTAACAGTAATTAAACCTGTAGTAGATACATTAACTTGTGATATATTATTGTCACGTGACCAGTTCTCCTAAAATCTCAAGGTGTGAGGGTGTGAGGGAAATACCTTTTATCAGGatcattatattctaacaattcTATTGGGTTCAGAGAGTCACATTATTGTCTATTGAAAGTATCTTGACACTGATGTAAATATAACTATGATGAAGTGTACATAATTGTTAAAACTATGAACATAAAAATTTGCCGATAGGTATAAGGTATGTACACATGATTCATACAGATCTACACAATTTTCTTGATGATTGTAACTGTGAGTCCGTTAGTATAAAGATATATCATTCGAACTCCTCAAACAAGATATAGCTTTATAGGTATTGCACATGCTTCATACAGTCTATATCAATATTCCTAGTTTAAAGTGTTTGCACAAATTAAGAAAAATTCAGTCTATATTAGGCTTCTAGCGTTACAATACATTACTAGTACtatcatatttttgcatattataCCACTAGTATATGATATGTAATCACAAGATATGCACTATTGCGCTTACATCAGATTATACACAAAACCATACAGAAGGTATACATGTATTCAATGCAAGTAGAATACCTTACAATAACTAAAAGTTTAGCAATGAATACTGTATATATTTTAGCACCAATTAACATACCTTTGTCAAAAAACCATGGCCAAACACCATCTTTGGAAGGTCTAGTCCAGCAGACATTAGCATTGCTGGCCAATAAACAGCATGAAACCGTAATATATCCTGCACAGGCGCCAAGGACAGTAATTGTTACAATCTAGTCCCACACATTTACATGAGAACTCAATCTGAACACAATTTCCATAAAGTAgaacataaaaaagaaaatataaaataataggtTGCAGTAAATTTACACCTTTAGAGttcgaaaaagaaaaaaaaaacaaaatgttTCAAAACCGTGGGAGGGTAACTAATAATAGAGTTCTTTGCACTTTGCACCTAGAACTTTCATCAAAAAAACACTTTAGTAATAGAAGTTTGAACTGAACATTTTGTGTCCTATTACAGCTAAACACTGAAAGGTAttggaataaatattttattttatagattatgCATGCCTTGTGACATTCTGGGTTTTAGAAGGATCAAAATTAGTAGGCATGTCAATGGATTGAATTTCGATCAGATCAACCTAAATTCATACCTATATCCGTTCAAAATATTGGACCGGCACGAATCGGATCAAGTATTGAATTTTCAAAGACAATTCATACCGCTCCAATCGGATCATCGATTTATGGATCAGATCTCTGATACAATCTtctttttgataaataaaaacttaaatatataaaagtacTGATCATATCATTGAGACAACCTAAAACGATTCATTATCTTGTGGTAACACCCAGATTCAGAGATATTTCTTAAATCGGCATGTATAAATATTGAtccataattataaaaatttaagagatTCTTGGAGGGGAAAGAAACCTACATTAAGTTGTAAACATTTATCACAAAACTTCATAAACATTATTCAATAAGAGTATATGCATAAATTGCCTCCACAGACATTTAGTTTCCAAGTcagaaaatatgatattttatcaACTTAAACTTCATAATTACTTTTCAACAATGGTTATGCTTAAAAATTTTATACTTGTTAATATGTgtcatgtatataaataataactaTACTTAGACATATTCGGATCGGGTTCTTAACGGATCGGATCATATAAAATCCATATCCATGCTTATTAGATCAGATTAATATCGGAtcgaatatttttataaatataaatattctattttagataaatttatatccaattataaatatattataaaagaaaacacATGTCCAATTAATTGTATCATTTAATTTGGAAAACATTATAACTCACAAGTAATCATATTGAACTTGTGATAATacagaataatttttataatatatatttattttattaattaaaatgtatattgtattttaaaacaaaatagggaaatttgcaaaaatactcgtgtttcaaacttatttttaaaaacacggtcaaagttgcatatgaggttgcaacGCTGGTCGAAAGCAGTTGAGTTTCAAGTTCCCACAATTGCAATTaaggttgcatatatggttgcaccgtgtttttgaaaaaaaaaattgcaacttatgtatttttgaaaaaagccctttataatatgtataaaacTAATGGTAAAAAAAACCCATCATACCCAAGTATCCAATCGTACGTATGCATTCCATCATATCGGATAAACAAAAAGTGATGTTTATGTATCCATTTCCATACCCCGTTGGTATCGAACCCTACCCTATGTAACTATGTGTACAACTGAACTGATTGATAAATTTGGAGAAGAAACTGGTTGCTGTCGTAACATCTACAGAATATTTGAGATCCATAATATTTCCATCGACACCCATATATTTAAAGGGTCATGGATGGTGATAAGATGAAGGGTGAGGTAAACCATAAATGGAATAGTTTCAGAATGAAGGAGAAGATACAATGTGTTTCATATAATTTCTAAAATCTTTAGAGGTAGGTGTTCAACATGCACTTCATTATTAgcaataaaattcattttttatggATAATCAATCGAGGGATGCATATTGTCAACACGACTGGAAGTTATGGATGCAAATTTTTGATACCAAAGTGTTTTTTAATGGAAGTTATGGGGGCAAAGTGCATATTAATCTtaataatattctatatataaatgAACATGACAATTACATGTATAAGGCATGCACTACAGCACTTAAAATAAATTGTTTCATATTTTAACTCCACATAATAGAGAGTCCTTCTATATCAGTTTCACttgtgatattaaaaaaaacaaaattatagagCATACACCACATTGGAGGCCTAAAATATTTCTTGTTAAAAGTTTCTCATAAACTCTACAGGtcagatataatatatatcaggACATGAATAATATGTACAAAGTACGTATGCTGCACTACTCTTTATACACAGCTTATTCAGTTTAGCTTGTTTTTGCAAGTACTAGGCCCAGCAGGTAAGAACCTTATTCTGGTCATATGATGATGCAACTATGTAAGGCAAACGGCAGAAAACTAGCCAAAGCAAATCATCCATAATCATTGAAAACATATAGGCAAGATGATATATCTTTGGAGATAGAAGGTAGGGAGAATATTCactgtttaaaaaataaatttggtccagcatattatactccctccgtcccattatTTTTGTCACCGTTAAACTTTTTCACCCATtttaaaacttataaaaaatatacttaaatacataatatttttaaaactctCTTTTTTGTTGCACACaagtttaaaattcgaatttttGTGCAaagatgaaaattttaaaactacgaTATGCAAGCATAATTTTTTGAACATAATTGGTATACGTGCAAAGTGACCATATTATGGGATGCATGGCACATCAGAAGTAAATTGGTCAAGGACCATTTTTACATATTAAGCTGTATTAGTATCAAAAGTGTTTCAACACAAAATCGAAGAAAAAACTGTAGCTTCCAATTTATTGAAGATAGATCTGAATTCTGCCACATAAAACTAACAGGTCATGTGATTATTTAGTTTATATACGCATCAAAATTAGGATGCAACATGCTACCAATAACCTGGTTTAAGGTGCTGTTAGTATTAATAGACATATACATAGCAAAATCTGGGAAAGAGGATTAGTGTTGAAAAGACAGGATCGACTATACCTTGCCAATCAAGTGCAATGACGCAGGCCAGCCAGAAGAAATTGCAGACTGTAAATCAGAATGTTCCTTGTCCTCTGATAATGCAGAAATATAACTGCAGTAGGTACAcatgaaaacaataaaaaatgagtaTGAAACACAGGTGTAAATTCcataacatttaaaaaatagaaGTAATAAAACCAACAACTTTTGTAGAATACATTTATAACAAAATTGATGGGAATTGGGAGAAAGGTTCAATTAGCTTATTTAGGCTGTTTAATATGTCTAGTTCTAGAAATATAATTTGGGATATAACTTTTTCCAATTATCTgggtttttcaaattttaacttTGAATACATGAATCCATTTACCACATCTTCGTAGTTAACTGCAAAAGCTAAAACATTGAGACACCAAAATTATGACtatgtttgtaatattttcaagcGAGCAAGATCtatctacaacttatttttttgTAGAACACCCTTTAAGAACTACACTAGTGATAAGATATACAGATAAGAATTAGTCCACAGGAAAAACATACTTAAGATTAAAAAGATAAACACGAATACTAATTCCAATTCCATAGATAGGCTTACAGGCTAGAAGTAATCTCATTATTAGAAAAGCACGGAGACTCACAAAAAACTCAACGAAGCCCAACATACCCAAGTAAGGCATCAAACCAGACATAAATAGTTTGATCAGTGTCATTGGGAACAGTAATACCCCAATCTACTGCTGCACGGGAAATAGAGAAATCTCTCAAGCCACCTTTAATCCAACCTTGCACCTAAAAATGGCATGCATTAGCATTTCATATTCTGAAGGAAGCCGGATCATGAATCATTCAACTGAAatagataaaattaaaaacatggcTAATAATTCACAGACACAAAAATGCACACACAAGGACTATGAGTCAAGCAGAAAAAAATGCTAAATGTTAGCTGGTCTGAAAAGAAAGCCAGTGGCATTACCTCATGCAGCCGATAAGATGGTTGCACAAAACCTGGATTCTGCTGAAGTGTATCTTCTAATCGCTTTTGATACTTTGACAAAGCAAAAAAGTAGTTGTCTTCCTTCCTGCTAACACATGGCTTAAGGTGCATAGGGCAACAGTTGTTATCCAGCAACTCTTTTTCGTCCTAAAGATGGTGCAGGTCTTGTTAGATTACTCAAAGTATCCAATGTAAGCGGGTGCTACTCAAAAATCTCTGATTAAGCTTAAATATTACAGGTGGACAGACATTAGATGATCTGATTCAAATTTTCCATGatataaaaacataaaagttggtatattaaagaaagaaaaaaaggcAATCTGTACAATAacatatacaaaatttaaattgtgGATATTATTTAAGAACGATCTTCTGAGAGAAAAAATAAACAGCAGAGCAagcttgtgtgtgtgtgtgtgtgtgagagagagagagagagagagagagagggaaatCATACTAGAAACAGAACAAATTAAGGTAAAATAAACTGTAAGGATAAAAGATGAAGGCATAATTAATGCAGTCAATGACACTTGAATGTCATTCAATTAAaccatataataaattattctgAAACTCCAAACATGTCATCTGGATCAAATCCATCAATTGAAATGAAAGTCCAGTTCCCTTCAAAACAACATAACACTTTGAGCCTAACCAATTTACTTTTTCAGAAGGCCAATGCAAAGTTGCTGAACCCAACTGAATTAAAAAAGCTAGGCAAGTaaccattttttttaagtttgactTGATCAGAAGTAAGAGAGCAGGGTAATAGGACAAAGAATTTTAAAGATCGTGAAAAATAAATGTAGATTCTATAGTAATATTATAGGATGAATATAATTGTATAGTAACTCTTCTTTCATGTAATTGAACAAAATTTTGCTTTGACTGTCTGACAAGTTAATGACCAAATCACAAGTAACAAAATGACAATGACATGGTATCACCTTGTACTCCTCACAGTTGACACAATAGAGGCCTTCATAATCAGCCCGGTATATGTCACCACTCGCAAGAACCTTGGCATAAAATTCTTTGACTATAGCTTCATGCTTCGACTCGGTTGTTCGAATAAACTTATCATAAGCTATATCTAACTGTAGTAACATCCAAAGGAAAAATATCATCAGTAATGTCACAGCATTTTAGTTCAGACATCGAAAGAATTGTTATTAAAGAAGGTTTACATCTTTCCATAGCTCCTTGTAAGCTTGGGAAACGACGTCACAGTGTTCACTTGGACTGGAACCACTGGCAGCAGCAGCAGTAGCAATCTTTTCCCCATGCTCATCTGTGCCAGTGATAAATATAACTTTTTTCCCTAAAAGCCTCTGCCATGTAAATAATCAAGATGGCATCCATATTAAAACTATAAATACATAGTAGATGTACATCTaatctttcataaaaaaaaaatagagaagTCAGGCAAGTTAGGTATTTGAACATCTATGAATCAAATTCAGTGACAGATAGTGCCATATTGTTTGCAAAAAGTATACTAAAACTCGATATCTTCCATCCTACAAGACTCTTCTCATTTTTCATGAAGGATACATATGCAAATTAATGACTGAATAACTTTGAGTTCACCCAATATTTTCTGTTCATAATCATAACTACCATCCTCAAAAGCTTCCAACTTTTAAAGTTAATTCAAGTATTCAACACTTTCCAATTATAAATAACATGATGAtacatcccccccccccccccccccctccctccctctatctctcacacacacataaGATACATACTACAGTCATGGCATCAACACAAAAATGGAACCATACCTGAAAACGAGCAATGGCATCAGCAGCAATAGTAGTATAAGCACTGCCCATATGAGGAGGAGCATTAACATAATACAAAGGAGTCGTCAAAACAAAAGGGTCAGAGCTCAACTGCTTCTCAAGCCCATTACTAGCACTGCAACTGCAATACAAAGCCCCTCTGGATGAATATGACAAGCCCTTTGGACGAAAAAAGTTGGGATTTTTCAAGTGGGTCAGTCCAAAATTGATGGAGTTGTGGAAAAAAGAAGATGAAGACAACAACAATGTTCCATTTCTTTGGATGGAGAAATGGGCTCTCCCAGCCATTTCTTGCAAGGTTTATCCTTTTTTGCTCTTCTGGGTTTATGAATACACACAGTATTTGTTTGTGTGTGGAGTTTTGTGGATAGGGGATTGAATTTGATGGAGGTTGATAGCAAATTTTACTGGGAGAACCAAGAATAGATAGAAGATGCCTCATTTTCTTTAGTTTTTTTTCCTTctcaaaattgaattattaaaattttttaaaaaatataagctGTTACATTTGATGtggtaaaaataattttgagtatttatataatgaaattataaatttaaaatctgttAACTTTTTCCCCTTTTCCAAGAAATATATATCCAAAAAActgatcatattattatcacttgaatgttgtttttcaaaataaaggaTGACCTTGTTGGTTAATGTTATCTGACTCATTCGAGTAATCGAgtgttcttaattttttttttattctttttgatGCATCAAATAGAAGaacatataattataacttACGGTCACCGTTTTAAAACTCATCAATGCACGGTGTTCTTCAACTCAATGTTACTCGACcactgttctaaaagtcggtgataaTCACAATTAATCACCGACTAATCCCTATTTCGTAACTCAttgaattgattaaattttcTCGCTTTTTACAACATCGGTTATAATCCAGTTCACCATCAGAAAAATAACTTACTAAGCGGGTGTTTGACGAGCCCTTAAAACCCGGCTTctagatttataagttagaagcacttttTCATaacgtttgtgtaaaaagttaagaagtATTTATAGAAAGTTGGAAagactagtttttgtttcatgccttctacttttttcccaaacactttaatcatttataagtcttaacttgtttttaacttctacttcactgaAAGCACTTATTCATAACGTTTGTGTAAAAGTTAAGAATTACTTATAGAAAGTTGAGAATACTAGTTTTTGTTTAATGTTTtttacttctttcccaaacaatttaatcatttataagtcttagCTTGTTTTTAAATTCTACTTCTACTTCATTCCCAaacaatttaatcatttataagtcttagcttgttcctcattgcttagtttttacaactgagtcgcctgaacaccgcaacagccatggaactattgtgaaggtcaattgtgaagctatcattttcgggattgatgtaggctggattactcgagaagcTTTTGTAATCATTTTCAGTTTCAAGAATCCTTGGATTCAGTGTGTTAAGCAAtctggaaacaatgcggctatttgtttagctcgttttattgttaatcaacctgattgcattgtcagttgGGGATTTGTCCCGATTAGACTTGTTTCAATTTAATGGAATGAAtatgcattttgtcaaaaaaaaaaaattctacttctacttcacttctttacAAACTCACCCAAACGCTTGGGCCTGAATCGCTTCTGATTGTGTTCATTAGAATTCAGGTTGATTTGAGACTTAAATTATGTGCACACTGCCATTCTTAAGTTGCATGCTTCATAAAAGAGGACAAATTTCTTATCTAGTTGTCTAATTATTTTCGAATATTTATAACCAACCATCATAGAGCAATATTAGTAACATCCTCATCCTCGGATTCAACTAATCACAGCTGTTACTGATTCTGTGATCCAGTGTAATAACAGAGAATTGCTTCTTCTGTGCATTACAGTCTGTTTAAGATCACTCTTAACAGCAGTAGACAAAATACTCTTCGAAATAGATCCAATGGAGCAAGTATAGAAGACAGATGGCAGCTACAATGTAAGAAATCAGAGTACTTGTTCTTTATTACGAATTTTTCTGATTGTATGATCAGGCAAAATATTTGACACTCAAAACCTGCCCATCTCAAACTTTTTCCAAGCAATGGATAACATGAAAAGAACAAATCTAGACTACAACACAAGCTCAAGTACTACATCAAATCCCTTTATGAAATACAATGGGGGAATAAAGAAAGAAATCTATCGTCTTCAATGATTGTGCCTATCACCAAAGAGCAACGGCATCAAGTCGACCTGAAAAGACAAAGCAACAGGCAATTAACAAACCATCAACATACTTTGTATTTCAAACCAGAACGTCACAGATGAGGAACGAGAGCAAGGAGTGGAGATGGAAGGCGAAAAGATGTGTAGACCCACTAAAAGCTAGAAAGAAATATTTACAATTGGCTAAAAAATTTGTAATGAATCTTTTTACTGATGTTGTCCATAGATAGAGATAGATCTACACTATCAACACAACTACTTCAACTAAGGACCGATTGACCACACCCATACAAGATATTAGTAGCCATACAAGGCAGTGACTAAATTTGAACACAAAATGTAAGCATGACAAGTAGAAACTCTCAGGTCAATATAACTAGGAAACTAGGCTTTGTAGGCACAACAAATTGTCTGTCGAACACAAATGTATATGAATCTACAAAATCAtgataaaaaaaacacataaagaCATACCCAGTCATCAGAAAATAATGTGATAGTTCGCGTAATACGCTATAAGAACCAATCAGAGCCCGCCCCTACTCATTATTATACTTGAGGTTTAGCCGTACCTCTCAAGCattcatatatacaaattatGGTTATACATAAGCATAGGTTGAAGATAAGTCAGATTAATAAAGTGTCATCACCAATGTgaccaaatttaatttttccgAGAAAAGTATGGTCAGACGAGCCTATACGAAGATTGACAGGCCTTATGACTCGAAATTCATATTTTCTTGCTCGAGAGCTGCTCACAATCTTACTAATTACTTGCCAATTTGTGCAAGAATAACAGATTATTTTAAGctttaaaatcattttgataaatttctaGTTCAACATATATTCAACCAcagttaaaattaaatttttatagaccCAGCTCTATCGGAATCCTAGTTCCATAATGCGTGTATATGCAGGTTTATCAGTCAAAAAACTACAGTATCAAAATATCAATTGGCGAATCAGATATTTCaactaaatatacaaaaaaatataattaaaacaaattcaattaaaaaaaatcatacttcTTGTGCCTCTGAACAAAAGGAGAATTCTTGGCATCCTCATCTGCGAAGAGATCAAAAagcatattataataaattcagaaaacaagaaatatacatatagatacagagagagagagaagtatAGATAGATTAATACCAGTGAGACCCAGAGAGAACTTGGTGATGATAGTGCCAGTGATGGCGAAACCGACGAGAAAAGGCCAGTTGCGGTTCCACTCTCTCTTGAAAAACACTGGCCATGGATCGAATTTCCTCATCTCTCTCttaatctctctctcccttGATCTCTCTCGCTGTCGATTGAAATGAAGATGTTTCGGGTTAGGGCCACTGTGTGAATGACACCTTAAAATACATGTTTTGGGCTCTTTCTGCGCCTCGGCCCAGTACTAAGCCCGTTACGTAGTTCGCTAACTGcgggttttttttttctttttccaacAGAAGAATAGACTTTCATTAAATCAAATCATTTGAGACATTGATAATTCCTCCAGCGGTCAGCATAAAATAACTACAACTAGCTAAATGATGAGCTAGGTTATTCGCAAATCTCTTCACGAATTTAAAAACTACACCT of the Daucus carota subsp. sativus chromosome 4, DH1 v3.0, whole genome shotgun sequence genome contains:
- the LOC108219485 gene encoding methionine--tRNA ligase, chloroplastic/mitochondrial codes for the protein MAGRAHFSIQRNGTLLLSSSSFFHNSINFGLTHLKNPNFFRPKGLSYSSRGALYCSCSASNGLEKQLSSDPFVLTTPLYYVNAPPHMGSAYTTIAADAIARFQRLLGKKVIFITGTDEHGEKIATAAAASGSSPSEHCDVVSQAYKELWKDLDIAYDKFIRTTESKHEAIVKEFYAKVLASGDIYRADYEGLYCVNCEEYKDEKELLDNNCCPMHLKPCVSRKEDNYFFALSKYQKRLEDTLQQNPGFVQPSYRLHEVQGWIKGGLRDFSISRAAVDWGITVPNDTDQTIYVWFDALLGYISALSEDKEHSDLQSAISSGWPASLHLIGKDILRFHAVYWPAMLMSAGLDLPKMVFGHGFLTKDGMKMGKSLGNTIDPKSLVDRFDSDAVRYFFLREVELGNDGDYSEERFINIVNANLANTIGNLLNRTLGLLKKNCNSTLPVDSAVAAEGNTFKDSAEDLVAKARTEYENLAISSACEAVLEIGNAGNLYINERAPWSLLKQGGDAFEAATKDLVIVLEAMRIIAVALSPITPSLCLRVYEQLGYTEEQFNAATWNETKWGGLKSGHVMAQPRPVFARIEVQKEEEDVAQVVKKVSKKKAKIPQVQTVAEA
- the LOC108216634 gene encoding ATP synthase small subunit 6, mitochondrial, with the protein product MRKFDPWPVFFKREWNRNWPFLVGFAITGTIITKFSLGLTDEDAKNSPFVQRHKKST